A portion of the Leptospira noumeaensis genome contains these proteins:
- a CDS encoding alpha/beta fold hydrolase, translated as MKLSYKLYPFQVNSENQKSIGDIIILHGLFGSSKNWVTVGKYLSNFGSVYTLDQRNHGESPHTNEHSIKLMSEDLEEFLSDHQIKEPILLGHSMGGLVAMYFDFTHPGFLKELIIQDIAPRSYPFAYDKEIQAMSFPLDGFSSRNGIDAEMAKYLPDTFIRQFLQMSLERMDSGEYRWKLNVAGLNQARRVFEDVFSEIVSSKTKTLFLIGGNSEYISKDDLDLIEKKFSNLLIKTIPGGGHYIHFTHQKEYLEILREDLSLIS; from the coding sequence ATGAAATTAAGTTACAAACTCTATCCTTTCCAAGTAAATTCCGAAAACCAGAAATCAATCGGTGATATCATTATCTTACATGGGTTATTTGGTTCATCCAAAAACTGGGTCACAGTCGGAAAGTATCTCTCAAACTTTGGTTCTGTTTATACACTCGACCAAAGAAATCATGGAGAATCTCCTCATACAAACGAACATTCCATCAAACTGATGTCAGAGGATTTAGAAGAATTTTTATCCGATCATCAAATCAAAGAGCCAATTTTACTTGGGCATTCTATGGGTGGACTTGTTGCGATGTACTTTGATTTTACCCATCCAGGATTTTTGAAGGAACTCATCATCCAAGACATCGCACCCAGATCTTATCCTTTTGCTTACGATAAAGAAATTCAGGCGATGTCTTTTCCTTTGGATGGATTTTCATCCAGAAACGGTATTGATGCGGAGATGGCGAAGTATTTACCTGATACATTCATTCGCCAATTTTTGCAGATGAGTTTGGAACGTATGGATTCGGGAGAATATCGTTGGAAACTCAATGTGGCAGGACTAAATCAGGCAAGGCGAGTGTTTGAAGATGTTTTTTCTGAAATTGTATCTTCCAAAACAAAAACTCTTTTTTTGATTGGAGGTAATTCGGAATATATTTCAAAAGACGACTTGGATTTGATTGAAAAAAAATTTTCCAATCTACTCATTAAAACCATTCCTGGTGGCGGCCATTATATCCACTTCACTCATCAAAAAGAGTATTTGGAAATTTTGAGAGAAGATCTTTCGTTAATTTCTTGA